The proteins below come from a single Molothrus ater isolate BHLD 08-10-18 breed brown headed cowbird chromosome 3, BPBGC_Mater_1.1, whole genome shotgun sequence genomic window:
- the TOMM20 gene encoding mitochondrial import receptor subunit TOM20 homolog — MMVGRTSAIAAGLCGALFIGYCIYFDRKRRSDPNFKNRLRERRKKQKLAKERAGLSKLPDLKDAEAVQKFFLEEIQLGEELLAQGEYEKGVDHLTNAIAVCGQPQQLLQVLQQTLPPPVFQMLLTKLPTISQRIVNAQCLAEDDVE, encoded by the exons aTGATGGTGGGCAGGACCAGCGCCATCGCCGCGGGGCTCTGCGGGGCGCTCTTCATCGGATACTGCATCTACTTCGACCGCAAGAGGCGGAGCGACCCCAATTTCAAGAACCGGCTGCGGGAGC gaaggaagaaacagaagctTGCCAAAGAGAGAGCAGGACTTTCCAAG TTGCCTGATCTGAAAGATGCTGAAGCAGTTCAGAAGTTTTTCCTTGAGGAGATTCAGCTTGGAGAGGAATTATTAGCTCAAG GTGAATATGAAAAGGGTGTTGATCACTTGACCAATGCCATTGCTGTGTGTGGGCAGCCGCAGCAGCTACTACAAGTTCTACAGCAGACTCTTCCACCACCAGTGTTTCAAATGCTTCTAACTAAGCTCCCTACAATAAGCCAG AGAATTGTAAATGCACAGTGCTTGGCTGAAGATGATGTTGAATGA
- the RBM34 gene encoding RNA-binding protein 34, which produces MRARRGGAGPRQRAAAEGQEGRKEPYVVGQVSGSLGAAAAPAAPLARLFSSAAPPVLVAVPAEKKKRKRTVEGEKVSEDQSLSNIEEAPVKAKKARKKEHSEAEKKLSQRENALEQADEEEDQKLFQSKVKQKKKASQAITKTVVNSATGATAKQQKRKWVADKAADRRTVFVGNLPVSCTIQVLTSLFKKYGPIQSIRFRSLIPAEDTVSKKVAAIKHKVHPNAKSINAYVVFKEECHAQEALKENGTEIASGFHIRVDTASKTSSHDSKRSVFLGNLSYDIRDDAVREHFQDCGDVVGVRVVRDRMTGLGKGFGYVLFENTDAVHLALKLNNSVLMGRKIRVQRVTDKKKEQKGPDQSRAPKDRADKKKKKEKSFSNDSFVGEKANPLKKSTKPKRLKTTPRSKAGKNKQSFDKKKSRKNAD; this is translated from the exons ATGCGGGCCCgccggggcggcgcggggccgcgaCAGCGAGCGGCGGCCGAGGGCCAGGAGGGGCGGAAGGAGCCGTACGTGGTGGGGCAGGTGTCGGGCAGCCTCGGggcggccgccgcccccgccgcgcccctCGCTCGCCTCTTCAGCTCCGCCGCCCCGCcggtgctggtggctgtgccGGCG gaaaagaagaaaaggaagcgCACAGTAGAAGGGGAGAAAGTGTCAGAAGACCAGAGTTTATCCAACATAGAAGAAGCTCCGGTAAAAGCAAAGAAGGCCAGAAAAAAGGAACattcagaggcagagaaaaaactGTCACAAAG GGAGAATGCTTTGGAGCAGGCAGATGAAGAGGAGGATCAAAAATTGTTTCAGAGCAAAgtgaagcaaaagaaaaaggcttCTCAAGCTATCACCAAAACTGTTGTTAATTCAGCTACGGGTGCTACTGcaaaacagcaaaagagaaaatgggTGGCTGATAAAGCAGCAGACAGAAGAACGGTGTTTGTTGGAAACTTGCCTGTCAGCTGCACTATTCAG GTATTGACATCTCTTTTTAAGAAGTATGGACCAATCCAATCCATTCGCTTCCGGTCTCTG ATTCCAGCAGAAGATACTGTATCCAAAAAGGTAGCAGCAATCAA GCATAAGGTGCACCCGAATGCAAAGTCTATCAATGCTTATGTGGTCTTTAAGGAAGAATGTCATGCCCAGGAGGCTCTGAAGGA GAATGGAACAGAAATTGCTAGTGGATTTCACATCAGAGTTGACACTGCATCTAAGACCAGTTCG CACGACAGTAAACGATCTGTATTCTTGGGAAATCTTTCATATG ATATCCGCGATGATGCCGTGCGGGAGCACTTCCAGGACTGTGGAGACGTCGTGGGAGTGCGAGTGGTGAGAGACAGGATGACGGGCCTGGGGAAAGGCTTCGGCTATGTCCTCTTTGAG AACACAGATGCTGTACATCTTGCTCTGAAACTCAACAACTCTGTTCTGATGGGAAGAAAGATACGAGTGCAGCGCGTGACGGACaagaagaaagaacagaaaggtCCAGACCAGTCTCGTGCTCCCAAGGACAGAGCTgataagaagaagaaaaaagaaaagagcttcTCTAACGATTCTTTTGTTGGTGAAAAAGCAAACCCATTAAAGAagagcacaaaaccaaaaagactAAAAACTACTCCTAGGAGTAAagctgggaaaaacaaacaatcctttgataaaaaaaaatccagaaaaaatgCTGACTAG